A genomic segment from Gemmatimonadota bacterium encodes:
- a CDS encoding M20 family metallopeptidase, with translation MDAKTKKSQVDQAVKSQSRRAFNLSRSIHGWAERPFREYESSKALAAYLEENGFQIEFPWKNIPTAFRATWGTGKPTIGMLGEYDALPNCGAEEGTWGHG, from the coding sequence ATGGATGCAAAAACTAAAAAATCGCAGGTTGATCAGGCTGTGAAATCGCAATCGCGGCGGGCGTTTAATCTGTCGCGGAGTATTCACGGCTGGGCAGAGCGGCCGTTTCGGGAATACGAGTCGTCGAAGGCATTGGCGGCGTATTTGGAGGAGAACGGATTTCAAATTGAGTTTCCGTGGAAAAATATCCCAACGGCTTTTCGCGCCACATGGGGCACGGGCAAACCCACTATTGGCATGTTGGGTGAATATGACGCCTTGCCCAATTGCGGTGCCGAGGAGGGCACCTGGGGCCACGGCTGA